The Acidobacteriota bacterium DNA segment CGTCATCATCGAGGTCGTCGAAGTCGTCGTCCTCGTCGTCTTCGTCATCCTCGTCATCTAGATCGTCGAGGTCATCTAGATCCTCGTCGTCCTCATCCTCGTCGTCGTCATCGTCCAGATCGCTGTCCAGATCCTGATCATCGTCGTCGTCGAGGTCTTCGTCTTCCGCGCGCTTGCTGCGGGTCGACTCTTCTTCCTCTTCCTCCGGCGGATTGACGGCGACGCCACATTTTGGGCAAACCGGGTTGGGTTTTCCCAAATCGTAGAAACGAGCGCTGCAGGCCTCGCAGGTCCATTTCTGGCCAAGCTTGTTGTCGGACATCTTCGTCCCTCCCGCTTCTTGCAGGGTGACTCCATAATTTCGTGACGACGGTTTCGCGATGACCAGTCTCACGAAAGGCCCCTCGTTACGAATGGCCCGTCATCACAAAAAGCCTGTCATCACGACGACACCAGGCCGAGGGAAGCTAGCACCCGCTTTTTGAAGCTGTCAACCGCGGGTTGCTAGATGCCTCTGGCCTCGATCTTGCTTTAGATATTCTCCGTCCGCAAACTTCGGTGCCGGGCGGCGATCAGTAGCA contains these protein-coding regions:
- a CDS encoding FYDLN acid domain-containing protein, with the translated sequence MSDNKLGQKWTCEACSARFYDLGKPNPVCPKCGVAVNPPEEEEEESTRSKRAEDEDLDDDDDQDLDSDLDDDDDEDEDDEDLDDLDDLDDEDDEDDEDDDFDDLDDDDDD